One genomic region from Deltaproteobacteria bacterium encodes:
- a CDS encoding RNA polymerase sigma factor, protein MIHSVSETVIVTALKNGDVRRAVELLLETYQDELYGYCARLVGLASATSVYQRVLAAAVEDIAASQDGSTSLKAWLYGLARNAVTHHHRTEVRSHPAALDPEYAPVEGPIDLPGMRLQDPDVERALAGLDGSTREVLQLTLWHGLKLAEVAAVTGRSVADVRRLATAGLSAVGLGLSVGGSPS, encoded by the coding sequence ATGATCCATTCGGTGAGCGAGACGGTGATCGTCACGGCTCTGAAGAACGGCGACGTACGTCGCGCCGTGGAGCTGCTCCTCGAAACCTACCAGGACGAGCTCTACGGCTACTGCGCGCGGCTGGTCGGCCTCGCGTCGGCCACGAGCGTCTATCAGCGTGTGCTGGCGGCCGCGGTCGAGGACATCGCTGCCTCTCAGGACGGGTCGACGAGCCTGAAGGCGTGGCTCTACGGCCTCGCGCGCAACGCCGTGACACACCACCACCGCACGGAGGTGCGCTCGCACCCGGCCGCGCTCGACCCCGAGTACGCGCCGGTGGAGGGACCGATCGATCTGCCGGGGATGCGGCTGCAGGATCCCGACGTGGAGCGCGCGCTCGCGGGGCTCGATGGATCGACGCGCGAGGTCTTGCAGCTCACCCTGTGGCACGGGCTGAAGCTGGCCGAGGTCGCGGCGGTGACCGGCCGAAGCGTGGCCGACGTGCGCCGCCTCGCGACGGCGGGACTCTCGGCGGTGGGGCTCGGCCTCTCGGTGGGGGGCAGCCCGTCGTGA